A portion of the Paenibacillus hamazuiensis genome contains these proteins:
- a CDS encoding glycoside hydrolase family 2 protein has translation MEKAKPLDPFAEIAFREHPGSKYELQEIPPISYEKKHFTPGPAKAENAAVPSYEEQLAQFHEELELLREKYAPFMRNLTPAPGMRRGRQPFTQFQFRYQTPEDAQFSRVLEGAGEWETVTIPDFRGPTGETGRWTGFYRTEFAYHAAPEGKRVYLVFKGVDYKATVYLNRKCLGSHEGFFAPFEFDVTDFLREHNTLVVEVHNDYPMMGVGGTRLDGDKIYAATGPGWDDPYSGWNHCPHGAGIYNRVYLEERPQLFIQDIFVRPNIDEDFVEVWIDATNTTNKLMENFELTLQVLPKNFAGEGLGPISFPVAYAGPGINFYRYKVDFPSFRLWEPETPYLYVARVDVFADGERIDSRDRSFGMRKFHMDEQNEPKGTLYLNNRPILLRGANEMGHLQQCVMRNDFAQLADDILIAKLANLNFYRITQRPVQEEIYDYFDMLGMMHQCDLPTFGFIRRNQFVEGVRQAAEMERLIRSHPSSVIVSLINEPSRTEKRRKGHRHLHRNELEAFFVAARQAIFVENPDRVVKNADGDYNPPTREGLPDFHCYNMWYTNNTIPVGKMYKGFLPAIRKGWKAGCGEYGTEGLDNIELMMSRYPKEWLPSGENDETWLPSRIHGSQTYTLHGDWFAEQRTMREWVEASQKHQSLATKLMTDAWRRRADLVVSTAIHLLIDAWPSGWMKALVGVDRIPKPAYFTYRDCLKPVRVHLRCDRWKVYEEETLEIEAWLLNDTPRPLGGCRIVATLRDDTRDFASYEIAGSVSEATSRYAGTIRFSVPHVQDRQTLHMDACLLDGAGNLLSKERFSFEAFAKTGRPQPRRAAFLDAESELLCSLLGISAGQYDVNAEQSGPLIVSSRETFDRHRDQVLERVRAGATAMLVLKGPDSGPWDVGDTVIGTAKLRQIYVLSAETGDPGLAWIKPDDFAYFYNLTSDRIDGISNCHLLGDGIEPILFAYHPQDEPGGKRKLPLVGVKRLGQGRLVLVCLPLEGRVGFNPTLDRFLLSILEGGGAEACTPLLAETGEDGQKLRLPLKESDSFYGTGTETRLISQDI, from the coding sequence TTGGAAAAAGCGAAGCCATTGGATCCGTTCGCGGAAATCGCATTCCGCGAACATCCCGGAAGTAAATACGAATTGCAGGAAATTCCCCCCATATCCTATGAGAAAAAACATTTCACCCCGGGTCCGGCGAAAGCGGAAAATGCGGCGGTCCCGTCTTACGAGGAGCAGCTCGCCCAGTTTCACGAAGAGCTTGAGCTGCTCCGCGAGAAGTACGCGCCGTTTATGCGGAATTTGACGCCGGCGCCCGGCATGAGGCGCGGCCGGCAGCCTTTTACGCAGTTTCAGTTCCGCTATCAGACGCCGGAGGATGCCCAGTTCAGCCGCGTGCTGGAAGGGGCGGGGGAATGGGAAACGGTGACGATCCCCGACTTTCGCGGGCCGACCGGCGAGACCGGCAGGTGGACGGGGTTTTACCGCACCGAGTTTGCCTATCATGCGGCTCCGGAGGGGAAGCGGGTCTATCTCGTTTTCAAAGGCGTCGACTACAAAGCGACGGTGTACCTGAACCGTAAATGTTTGGGCAGCCACGAGGGGTTTTTCGCTCCGTTCGAATTCGACGTCACCGATTTTTTGCGGGAGCACAACACGCTTGTCGTCGAGGTGCACAACGATTATCCGATGATGGGGGTCGGCGGCACGCGGCTGGACGGCGACAAAATTTATGCGGCGACCGGTCCGGGCTGGGACGACCCGTACAGCGGCTGGAATCATTGCCCGCACGGCGCGGGGATTTACAACCGGGTGTATTTGGAAGAGCGCCCGCAGCTGTTTATTCAGGACATCTTTGTCCGGCCGAACATCGATGAAGATTTCGTCGAAGTATGGATCGACGCGACCAATACGACGAATAAGCTGATGGAGAACTTCGAGCTCACTTTACAAGTGCTGCCGAAAAATTTTGCCGGGGAAGGCCTCGGGCCCATCTCGTTTCCGGTCGCGTACGCCGGGCCCGGCATCAACTTCTACCGGTACAAGGTGGATTTTCCGTCGTTTCGGCTTTGGGAGCCGGAAACCCCGTATTTATACGTGGCGCGTGTCGATGTCTTCGCAGACGGGGAGCGCATCGACAGCCGGGACCGCAGCTTCGGCATGCGGAAGTTCCACATGGACGAACAAAACGAGCCGAAAGGAACGCTTTATCTCAACAACCGTCCGATCCTGCTGAGAGGCGCCAACGAAATGGGCCATCTGCAGCAATGCGTGATGAGAAACGACTTCGCTCAGCTGGCGGACGATATTTTAATCGCAAAGCTGGCGAATTTGAACTTTTACCGGATTACGCAGCGGCCGGTTCAGGAAGAGATTTACGACTATTTCGACATGCTCGGCATGATGCATCAATGCGATCTTCCGACGTTCGGTTTTATCCGCCGCAATCAGTTTGTCGAAGGCGTCCGCCAGGCGGCGGAGATGGAGAGGCTGATCCGCAGCCATCCATCCTCGGTTATCGTATCGCTCATTAACGAGCCGTCCCGCACCGAAAAGCGCCGCAAAGGGCACCGCCATTTGCACCGGAACGAGCTGGAAGCGTTTTTCGTCGCCGCGAGGCAGGCCATTTTTGTCGAAAATCCCGATCGTGTGGTCAAAAACGCGGATGGGGACTACAATCCCCCCACCCGCGAAGGATTGCCCGATTTTCACTGCTATAACATGTGGTACACGAACAATACGATCCCGGTCGGCAAAATGTACAAAGGATTTTTGCCGGCCATCCGCAAAGGCTGGAAGGCCGGGTGCGGCGAGTACGGCACGGAAGGTCTCGACAACATCGAACTGATGATGAGCCGTTATCCGAAGGAATGGCTTCCGTCCGGGGAAAACGACGAAACGTGGCTGCCGAGCCGGATTCACGGCTCGCAAACGTACACGCTGCACGGCGACTGGTTTGCCGAGCAGCGGACGATGCGCGAATGGGTTGAAGCGAGCCAGAAGCACCAAAGCCTGGCGACGAAGCTGATGACGGATGCTTGGCGCCGGCGGGCCGATCTGGTCGTTTCCACGGCCATCCATCTGCTGATCGACGCATGGCCTTCCGGTTGGATGAAAGCGCTCGTCGGCGTCGACCGGATTCCGAAGCCGGCTTATTTTACGTACAGGGATTGCTTGAAGCCGGTGCGCGTCCATTTAAGGTGCGACAGATGGAAGGTGTACGAGGAGGAGACGCTGGAAATCGAAGCGTGGCTTCTGAACGATACGCCGAGGCCGCTCGGCGGATGCCGCATCGTGGCGACGCTGCGCGACGATACCCGCGACTTCGCCAGCTACGAAATCGCCGGCTCCGTTTCCGAAGCGACGTCGCGGTATGCGGGAACGATCCGCTTTTCCGTGCCGCACGTGCAGGACCGCCAAACGCTGCACATGGATGCTTGCCTGCTGGACGGAGCCGGGAATTTGCTGAGCAAGGAACGGTTTTCCTTCGAAGCGTTCGCCAAAACGGGCCGTCCGCAGCCGCGGCGGGCCGCGTTTCTCGATGCGGAGTCGGAGCTGCTCTGCTCGCTGCTCGGTATTTCCGCCGGGCAGTATGACGTGAACGCGGAGCAGTCGGGTCCCTTGATCGTATCCTCCAGAGAAACGTTCGATCGCCATCGTGATCAGGTTCTGGAACGGGTTCGGGCGGGTGCGACCGCGATGCTCGTGCTCAAAGGTCCCGACAGCGGGCCGTGGGACGTCGGTGACACCGTTATAGGAACCGCGAAGCTTAGGCAAATTTACGTCTTGTCGGCGGAAACCGGCGATCCGGGCCTTGCATGGATAAAACCCGACGATTTCGCTTATTTTTACAATTTGACAAGCGACCGGATCGACGGCATAAGCAACTGCCATCTGCTGGGCGACGGAATCGAGCCGATCTTGTTTGCATACCATCCGCAGGACGAACCGGGCGGCAAACGAAAGCTTCCTTTGGTCGGCGTGAAGCGTTTGGGGCAAGGACGGCTGGTTCTCGTGTGCCTGCCGCTGGAGGGAAGAGTCGGCTTCAATCCGACGCTGGACCGGTTTTTACTATCCATTCTCGAGGGAGGAGGGGCTGAAGCATGTACGCCATTGTTAGCCGAAACGGGCGAAGACGGGCAGAAGTTACGGCTGCCCCTGAAGGAATCGGACTCGTTTTACGGGACGGGGACGGAGACCCGGCTCATTTCGCAGGATATTTGA
- a CDS encoding glycoside hydrolase family 2 TIM barrel-domain containing protein, whose protein sequence is MDKAIPDWENIEILGRNTEPPHAGLMPYGDVKSALEGERGASPYYRSLNGSWAFYYAESAAQAPDRFYDPEYSSDGWSRIPVPGNWQMHGYGRPHYSSSYYPFPIDPPHVPGDNPAGCYRRSFFVPENWDDRQVFLAFEGVDSAFHVWVNGRPAGYGQGSHMRSEFRITSLLVPGENVVAVRVYQWSDGSYLEDQDKWRLSGIFRDVYLKAVPQVHMRDLFVQTEFDERLADAKLKLRLHVKNYADREAGPHRLRISLLDAERKPVCEGICEEVPSLISNEEKLLHVDIAVPAPRKWSAEEPNLYALALQLEDGQGGQSEAVSVNVGFREVRIRDGRLLVNGKAVKLKGVNRNEFHPELGFAIPLESMLEDIRLMKRHNINAVRSSHYPNDTRWLDLCDLYGLYVIDEADLETHGGHFIGNESFLAEDPRWKEAFLDRARRMVERDKNHPSVIVWSLGNESGYGPNHDAMAEWVRRADPTRPIHYERAKDAPVVDIVSCMYPSLDVLIAEGEKTDDPRPFLMCEFAHAMGNSVGNLQEYWDAIYRYPRLIGGLIWEWADLGIRQTSETGETWYAYGGDFGDHPHSGHFCIDGLLFPDRRPKASILELKKVIEPVKAELVDWRKGLVSIRNLYDFSTLAHLAGYWALLCDGEIVEQGELPALDVPPGEEAAFVIPYQTKPERLGGEVWFHLRFTLRKATIWAPQGHEVAWADLPVPAAAHAEQPLIAPDAMPLLRTDETEKLLHVSGEDFSIAFDKIRGEPVSFEYNGIQLLTSGPRIHLWRATIDNDTRQAKEWKKAGYDMLTVRVQDAAVRLYGDRAVEITVKSSLGAAGLGVCFAAQTIYTVYGTGDVTIAARIAPLREELPPLPRFGLQLAMPGEFDRFAWFGLGPHECYADRKASGRLGVYGGLVQDQYVPYIKPQENGSKADVRWAAVTNKLGVGLFVGGMPQLAVGVSHYSTEALANAKHTGDLVRLNETIVSLDYRQAPLGNHSCGEAPPLEKYLLIPQEMEFSLRLKPFSGKDLSPAKLSKRRPGPLPKRAGAPEAPAAAGVAGWLQARALPIAAAESAAASAPKREVES, encoded by the coding sequence ATGGATAAAGCGATCCCGGATTGGGAAAATATCGAGATCCTGGGACGGAATACGGAGCCGCCGCATGCCGGACTCATGCCCTACGGCGACGTGAAGTCGGCGCTTGAAGGGGAACGGGGGGCATCGCCTTATTACCGTTCGCTGAACGGCAGCTGGGCGTTTTATTATGCGGAAAGCGCCGCGCAGGCTCCCGACCGGTTTTACGATCCCGAATACTCTTCGGACGGCTGGAGCCGGATACCGGTCCCGGGAAACTGGCAGATGCACGGATACGGCCGGCCGCATTACTCCAGCAGCTATTATCCGTTTCCGATCGATCCGCCGCACGTGCCCGGCGATAATCCGGCGGGGTGTTACCGCAGAAGCTTTTTCGTTCCGGAGAATTGGGATGATCGGCAGGTATTTCTCGCTTTCGAAGGCGTCGACTCGGCTTTTCACGTATGGGTGAACGGGCGGCCTGCCGGGTACGGCCAAGGAAGCCATATGCGCTCGGAGTTTCGGATCACTTCTCTGCTTGTGCCCGGAGAAAACGTGGTCGCCGTGCGGGTATACCAATGGAGCGACGGCAGCTATTTGGAGGATCAGGACAAATGGCGGCTGAGCGGCATTTTCCGGGACGTCTATTTGAAAGCGGTGCCGCAGGTGCATATGCGCGATCTGTTTGTGCAAACGGAGTTCGATGAGAGGCTCGCGGATGCGAAGCTGAAGCTTCGTCTTCACGTGAAAAATTACGCAGACCGCGAAGCCGGCCCGCACCGGCTGCGAATATCGCTGCTGGATGCGGAGAGGAAGCCCGTCTGTGAAGGAATCTGCGAAGAGGTGCCGTCGCTCATTTCGAACGAAGAGAAGTTACTGCACGTGGACATCGCGGTCCCGGCTCCGCGCAAATGGTCGGCGGAGGAGCCGAACCTGTACGCGCTGGCGCTGCAGTTGGAGGATGGGCAGGGCGGTCAATCGGAAGCGGTGAGCGTAAACGTCGGATTCCGCGAAGTGCGGATTCGCGACGGGCGGCTTCTGGTCAACGGCAAAGCTGTGAAGCTGAAGGGTGTGAACCGCAATGAATTCCATCCGGAGCTCGGGTTTGCCATCCCGCTGGAATCGATGCTTGAGGATATTCGCCTCATGAAGCGGCACAACATTAATGCAGTCCGCTCCTCGCATTATCCGAACGACACGCGATGGCTCGATTTGTGCGATCTGTACGGCCTGTACGTCATCGACGAGGCGGATTTGGAGACGCACGGCGGCCATTTTATCGGCAATGAGAGCTTTTTGGCGGAAGACCCGCGCTGGAAGGAGGCGTTCCTCGACCGGGCGCGGCGCATGGTGGAGCGGGACAAAAACCATCCGTCGGTCATTGTCTGGTCGCTCGGCAACGAATCGGGCTACGGGCCCAATCACGATGCGATGGCCGAATGGGTGAGGCGCGCCGACCCGACGCGGCCCATCCATTACGAGCGTGCCAAGGACGCGCCGGTCGTCGATATCGTCAGCTGTATGTACCCTTCCTTGGACGTTTTGATCGCGGAAGGGGAAAAAACGGACGATCCGCGGCCTTTTCTGATGTGCGAATTCGCGCACGCGATGGGCAATTCGGTCGGCAATTTGCAGGAGTATTGGGACGCGATTTACCGCTACCCGCGCCTCATCGGCGGTCTGATCTGGGAGTGGGCCGATCTCGGTATCCGGCAAACGTCGGAAACGGGCGAAACGTGGTACGCATACGGCGGCGATTTCGGCGATCATCCGCACAGCGGGCATTTTTGCATCGACGGACTGCTGTTTCCGGACCGTAGGCCGAAAGCGTCGATCCTCGAGCTGAAAAAGGTGATCGAGCCGGTGAAAGCGGAGCTCGTCGATTGGCGGAAGGGGCTTGTGAGCATTCGCAATCTTTACGATTTCAGCACGCTCGCGCATCTGGCCGGATATTGGGCCTTGCTGTGCGACGGCGAAATCGTCGAGCAGGGCGAGCTTCCTGCGCTTGATGTGCCTCCCGGCGAAGAGGCCGCCTTCGTGATACCGTACCAAACGAAGCCGGAGCGTTTGGGCGGAGAAGTGTGGTTCCATCTCCGCTTTACGCTGCGCAAGGCGACAATTTGGGCTCCGCAGGGCCATGAGGTGGCGTGGGCCGATCTTCCGGTCCCCGCTGCCGCGCACGCGGAGCAGCCGCTGATCGCACCGGACGCGATGCCGCTTCTGCGTACGGACGAAACGGAGAAGCTGCTGCACGTCTCCGGGGAGGATTTTTCCATCGCCTTCGATAAAATTCGGGGGGAACCGGTCTCTTTCGAATACAACGGAATTCAGCTGCTGACGTCCGGCCCCAGGATCCATTTATGGAGGGCGACGATCGACAACGATACCCGACAGGCGAAGGAATGGAAAAAGGCGGGCTACGATATGCTGACCGTCCGTGTACAGGACGCGGCGGTTCGCCTGTACGGGGATCGCGCTGTAGAGATTACGGTGAAATCGTCGCTAGGGGCGGCGGGGCTCGGCGTCTGCTTTGCGGCGCAGACGATCTATACCGTGTACGGCACGGGCGACGTCACGATCGCGGCCCGCATCGCGCCGCTGCGCGAGGAGCTTCCGCCACTGCCGCGGTTCGGGCTGCAGTTGGCGATGCCCGGCGAGTTCGACCGGTTCGCATGGTTCGGGCTCGGGCCGCACGAATGCTACGCCGACCGCAAGGCGAGCGGGCGCCTGGGCGTATACGGCGGCCTCGTGCAGGACCAATACGTGCCGTATATCAAACCGCAGGAGAACGGCAGCAAAGCCGATGTGCGTTGGGCGGCGGTGACAAACAAACTCGGCGTCGGGTTGTTTGTAGGCGGCATGCCGCAGCTTGCTGTCGGCGTCAGCCACTACAGCACGGAAGCTCTTGCCAATGCGAAGCATACCGGCGATCTGGTCCGTTTAAACGAAACGATCGTCAGCTTGGATTATCGGCAGGCGCCGCTCGGCAACCACAGCTGTGGGGAAGCGCCGCCGCTGGAGAAGTACTTGCTGATTCCGCAGGAGATGGAATTTTCCTTACGGCTGAAGCCGTTTAGCGGTAAAGATTTGTCGCCGGCGAAGCTGAGCAAGCGGAGGCCGGGGCCGCTGCCGAAACGCGCCGGGGCTCCGGAGGCGCCTGCCGCAGCCGGGGTGGCCGGCTGGCTGCAAGCCCGCGCGCTGCCGATTGCAGCAGCGGAATCGGCTGCCGCGTCGGCGCCGAAACGGGAGGTGGAATCATGA
- a CDS encoding YIP1 family protein, translated as MKISFGATLRLWAALLIVLGAVWSPAAADAAVKYSTFTKDSYNNLIWLQPAYYPIGVVGQDLYAPDPGNPKLLTKSPLKNPKDIFVDSKNEIYIADTGNNRIVHMTEKGQLIRYITLPESPLNKPEGIFVTKEGELFIADSGNKRVVKLDKNGKLMAEFKRPDSRYIPERFVFDPSKVMVDERGFLYIAVHGGYEGLVLLDSGGKFQGFFGANKTTLSALDALKRWLYTKEMYANELAKRPETINSVATDKNGYIYTVTGGTAKSDQLKKLNIKGENLLRSSQKSFGESRAIDMQAASTVKGALNIPQLIDVAVDQSGNMIVVDQQFKYISHYDASGNLLYFWGGASAVGSSQVGLLKSPVALDVNAGNELFVLDDQENIVQVFRLSEFGQKVDKANLLTLAGNYEASEQPWQEVLRMNAQFTPAILGLAKAAMKKGQYEEAKRLFKEAGDQEGFSDAFWQIRMLWFQQNFSLIASILVIGSILYVALDKWTAKSKLRQRWRSGRKTENRFIFHLKHAFYVLKHPIDGFTAIRYEGKGTYWSAILIMAGVYAALLVKEFATSFSFNAATRVDVYSIFTQFFIVWIAWVFANYLVSSIYRGEGRFRDIFIGSAHALVPYMIVGVPLAILSNFMTQNEMSIYSFFAGGIVVWTGLLMFWNIQSIHNYSVGETVMNIFLTLCTMLTIGVLIFITTGLTNDFISLIYEMSQEALLR; from the coding sequence ATGAAAATAAGCTTCGGAGCAACGCTTCGCTTGTGGGCGGCTCTTTTGATCGTCCTGGGCGCGGTATGGTCCCCTGCGGCGGCGGACGCCGCAGTGAAATATTCGACCTTTACGAAGGACAGCTACAACAACCTGATCTGGCTGCAGCCGGCCTATTACCCGATCGGCGTCGTCGGACAGGATTTGTACGCGCCGGACCCGGGCAATCCGAAACTTTTGACGAAATCGCCTTTGAAAAATCCGAAGGATATTTTCGTCGATAGCAAAAACGAAATTTATATCGCCGATACCGGGAACAACCGCATCGTCCATATGACCGAAAAGGGGCAGCTGATCCGTTATATCACGCTGCCGGAAAGTCCGCTGAACAAACCGGAGGGGATTTTCGTCACAAAGGAAGGCGAGCTGTTCATCGCCGACTCGGGCAACAAACGGGTGGTCAAGCTGGACAAAAACGGCAAGCTGATGGCGGAGTTCAAGCGGCCCGATTCCAGATACATCCCGGAGAGGTTCGTGTTCGATCCTTCCAAGGTGATGGTCGACGAGCGGGGATTTCTGTACATCGCAGTGCACGGCGGTTACGAAGGACTCGTGCTGCTGGACTCCGGCGGGAAATTTCAAGGTTTCTTCGGCGCCAACAAAACGACCCTCTCCGCGCTCGATGCGCTCAAGCGCTGGCTGTACACGAAGGAAATGTACGCCAACGAGCTGGCCAAAAGGCCGGAGACGATCAACAGCGTCGCCACCGACAAAAACGGCTACATTTATACGGTAACCGGCGGGACGGCCAAATCGGACCAGCTCAAGAAGCTGAATATCAAAGGGGAAAACCTGCTGCGCAGCTCGCAAAAATCGTTCGGCGAGTCCCGCGCGATCGACATGCAGGCGGCGTCCACCGTCAAAGGAGCGCTGAATATTCCGCAGTTGATCGACGTCGCCGTCGACCAAAGCGGCAACATGATCGTGGTCGATCAGCAGTTCAAGTACATAAGCCATTACGACGCTTCCGGCAATTTATTGTATTTCTGGGGAGGCGCATCGGCGGTCGGTTCCTCCCAGGTGGGGCTGCTGAAAAGCCCGGTCGCCCTCGATGTGAATGCCGGCAACGAACTGTTCGTGCTCGACGATCAGGAAAATATCGTGCAGGTGTTCCGTCTGTCGGAGTTCGGCCAAAAGGTCGACAAAGCGAATTTGCTGACTCTCGCCGGAAATTATGAAGCGAGCGAACAGCCTTGGCAGGAGGTGCTGCGGATGAATGCGCAGTTCACCCCGGCGATTTTGGGGCTTGCCAAAGCGGCCATGAAAAAAGGGCAATACGAAGAGGCCAAGCGGCTGTTCAAAGAAGCGGGCGACCAGGAAGGATTTTCCGACGCGTTTTGGCAAATTCGCATGCTGTGGTTTCAGCAAAATTTTTCGCTTATCGCGAGCATCCTTGTAATCGGATCGATCCTTTACGTTGCGCTGGACAAATGGACGGCCAAAAGCAAGCTGCGGCAACGGTGGAGGAGCGGGAGAAAGACGGAAAACCGCTTCATCTTCCATCTGAAGCACGCCTTTTATGTGCTGAAGCATCCGATCGACGGATTCACCGCGATCCGCTATGAGGGGAAGGGCACATACTGGAGCGCCATACTGATCATGGCCGGCGTTTATGCCGCTTTGCTCGTCAAGGAGTTTGCCACCAGCTTCTCCTTTAACGCAGCGACGCGGGTGGATGTGTATTCGATTTTCACCCAATTTTTTATCGTTTGGATCGCCTGGGTTTTCGCCAACTATCTCGTCAGCTCCATTTACCGCGGCGAAGGGCGGTTTCGCGATATTTTCATCGGCAGCGCCCATGCGCTCGTTCCTTACATGATCGTCGGCGTTCCGCTGGCTATCCTGTCGAATTTTATGACGCAGAACGAGATGTCGATTTACAGCTTTTTTGCGGGCGGGATCGTGGTTTGGACGGGGCTGCTGATGTTCTGGAACATTCAGTCGATTCACAATTACAGCGTAGGGGAGACGGTTATGAACATCTTCCTGACGCTCTGCACGATGCTGACGATCGGCGTGCTTATTTTTATTACAACGGGACTGACCAACGATTTTATTTCACTAATCTACGAGATGAGTCAGGAGGCGCTTTTGCGATGA
- a CDS encoding beta-galactosidase, with protein MNGRKFPKIMYGGDYNPEQFPREIWDEDMRLFRLAGIDIATLNVFSWALNQPDEETYRFDWLDEIMNKLHENGIRVCLGTSTAAHPAWMAHKYPDVLTVGYDGRQRKFGRRHNSCPNSPTFRRYAGLMARKLAERYKDHPALLLWHVNNEIGIRCYCGNCEKAFREWLKKRYGALEELNRAWYTRFWGHTFYDWEEIVLPSGLSEGLSGGNSDQTAFQGITLDYYRFNSDSWLECYLIESSAIKEIIPDAVVTTNFQGNGTYKPLDYFKWAAHLDIVALDIYPENHTPESYMAMRYDLMRGLKDGAPFMLMEQSPGVINWKPVNPLKRPGVMRLRSYQAVARGAESVMFFQLRRSLGAYEKFHGAVIDHAGHEHTRVFRECAELGGELRHLGDLLPDSRVTSKVGILFDWDNWWAVELGGGPSAHLKYLDQVQKYYDAFYENGIQVDFIHVGTDLASYDLVVAPVLYMVKPGFAGKLERFVRGGGTFVTTFYSGIANESDLVTPGGYPGELRRLLGIWVEEIDALFPEQKNAIVMKGKLGQLQGSYDCGLICEVVHLEGAEALAEFGKEFYRGRPALTRHRFGKGQAWYAATDPSRDFMRQWIKGLCEDKGISPTLAAPPGVEAVCREKDGIRCQFILNHTDHPQKIDIGEREQRDLLTGALLSGEAELPPKGILILQA; from the coding sequence ATGAACGGCCGGAAATTTCCGAAAATTATGTACGGCGGCGATTACAACCCGGAGCAGTTTCCGCGGGAAATTTGGGACGAAGACATGCGGCTGTTCCGGCTCGCCGGAATCGACATCGCGACGCTGAACGTATTTTCGTGGGCGCTGAACCAGCCGGACGAAGAAACGTACCGGTTCGATTGGCTGGACGAGATCATGAACAAGCTGCACGAAAACGGGATCCGCGTTTGCCTGGGGACGAGCACGGCGGCACATCCGGCGTGGATGGCCCACAAATACCCCGACGTCCTGACGGTCGGCTACGACGGGCGCCAAAGAAAGTTCGGCCGCAGGCACAACTCCTGCCCGAACAGCCCGACCTTCCGCCGTTACGCCGGACTAATGGCGAGGAAGCTCGCGGAGCGGTACAAGGATCACCCGGCCCTGCTGCTTTGGCATGTGAACAACGAAATCGGCATCCGCTGCTACTGCGGCAACTGCGAGAAGGCGTTTCGCGAGTGGCTGAAAAAGCGTTACGGCGCTTTGGAGGAGCTGAACCGTGCGTGGTATACGCGCTTTTGGGGACACACGTTTTACGACTGGGAAGAGATCGTTCTTCCGAGCGGCTTAAGTGAGGGGCTGTCGGGAGGCAACTCCGACCAGACGGCTTTTCAGGGAATAACGCTCGATTATTACCGGTTTAATTCCGACAGCTGGCTGGAATGTTACCTGATCGAAAGCAGTGCGATCAAGGAAATCATTCCCGATGCGGTCGTCACGACGAATTTTCAAGGGAACGGCACGTACAAGCCGCTCGATTATTTCAAATGGGCCGCCCATCTCGACATCGTCGCGCTCGATATTTATCCGGAAAACCATACGCCGGAAAGCTATATGGCGATGAGATACGACCTGATGCGCGGCCTGAAGGACGGCGCTCCGTTTATGCTGATGGAGCAAAGCCCCGGCGTCATCAACTGGAAGCCGGTGAATCCGTTAAAGCGGCCGGGCGTCATGCGGCTGAGAAGCTACCAGGCGGTGGCGCGGGGAGCGGAATCGGTCATGTTTTTCCAGCTGCGCCGCTCCCTCGGTGCCTACGAGAAGTTTCACGGCGCCGTCATCGACCATGCCGGCCATGAGCACACGCGGGTGTTTCGGGAGTGCGCGGAGCTCGGCGGCGAGCTGAGGCACCTGGGCGATCTTCTGCCGGACTCGCGGGTGACGAGCAAGGTCGGCATTTTGTTCGACTGGGACAACTGGTGGGCTGTGGAGCTCGGCGGCGGACCGTCGGCTCATTTGAAATATCTCGACCAAGTCCAGAAATACTACGATGCGTTTTACGAAAACGGCATCCAGGTCGATTTCATTCATGTCGGCACCGATCTCGCCTCCTACGATTTGGTGGTCGCCCCCGTGCTGTACATGGTGAAGCCCGGTTTCGCCGGGAAGCTGGAACGGTTTGTCCGGGGCGGCGGCACATTTGTCACGACGTTTTACAGCGGAATAGCAAACGAAAGCGATCTGGTGACGCCGGGCGGCTACCCGGGCGAGCTGCGCAGGCTGCTGGGCATATGGGTCGAGGAAATCGACGCGCTGTTTCCGGAGCAAAAAAACGCGATCGTCATGAAAGGGAAGCTCGGACAGCTTCAAGGATCGTACGACTGCGGGCTGATCTGCGAGGTCGTTCACCTCGAAGGGGCGGAAGCGCTTGCGGAATTCGGCAAAGAGTTTTACCGCGGCCGGCCCGCCTTAACGCGTCACCGCTTCGGCAAAGGGCAGGCGTGGTACGCCGCGACGGACCCGAGCCGCGATTTTATGCGGCAGTGGATCAAAGGTTTGTGCGAGGATAAAGGCATTTCGCCTACGCTTGCCGCTCCGCCGGGAGTCGAAGCCGTATGCCGCGAGAAGGACGGCATCCGCTGCCAGTTTATACTGAACCACACCGATCATCCGCAAAAGATCGATATCGGAGAGCGGGAGCAAAGGGATCTGCTCACCGGCGCCCTCCTCAGCGGCGAAGCGGAGCTTCCGCCCAAGGGCATCCTGATTCTCCAGGCTTAG